The DNA region ACTTCCTGGATCTTCGGCATGCGGGTCATGCCGCCGACCAGCACCACTTCGCCGATCTCGCCGGCGGTGAGGCCGGCATCCTTCAGCGCCTTGCGGCAGGGCTCGATGGTCTTCTCGACGAGATCGGCCACCAGCGCCTCGAACTTGGCGCGAGTCAGCTTCATCGTCAGATGCTTCGGACCGGTCTGGTCGGCCGTGATGAACGGCAAATTGATCTCGGTCTGCGTGGTCGAGGACAGCTCGATCTTGGCCTTCTCCGCAGCTTCCTTGAGACGCTGCAAAGCGAGCTTGTCGTTGCGCAGGTTGATGCCCTGCTCCTTCTGGAACTCGTCGGCGAGATAGCCGACCAGGCGCATGTCGAAATCCTCGCCGCCGAGGAAGGTGTCGCCGTTGGTCGACTTCACCTCGAACACGCCGTCACCGATTTCCAGGATCGAGACGTCGAAGGTGCCGCCGCCGAGATCGTACACCGCGATCGTGCCGGTCTTCGACTTGTCGAGACCGTAGGCGAGCGCGGCAGCGGTCGGCTCGTTGATGATGCGCAGCACTTCGAGGCCGGCGATCTTGCCGGCGTCCTTGGTGGCCTGACGCTGGGCGTCGTTGAAATAAGCGGGAACCGTGATGACGGCCTGATCGACCTTCTGGCCGAGATGCGCCTCAGCGGTCTCCTTCATCTTCTGCAGGATGAAGGCCGAGACCTGCGAGGGCGAATAGGTCTTGCCGTCGGCTTCGACCCAGGCGTCGCCGTTCGATGCCTTGACGATCTTGTAGGGGACGAGCTTCTTGTCCTTCTCGACCATCGGGTCGTCGTAGCGGCGGCCGATCAGGCGCTTCACTGCGAAGAACGTACGCTCGGGATTGGTCACCGCCTGGCGCTTCGCCGGCTGGCCGACGAGGCGCTCGCCATCGTCAGTGAAAGCAACGATCGACGGTGTCGTTCGCATGCCTTCTGCGTTCTCGATCACCTTGGCGTTTTTGCCATCCATGACGGCGACGCACGAATTCGTCGTGCCGAGGTCGATCCCAATGACCTTACCCATGATGTTCATATCCTTGTTGCTGCGGCAGGTTGGTTGGGCCCTGACGGCGCTCCGTACCGAACCCCCAGACGATCACATACTCGCGATATTGCGGTGGTGAGCCTGATATAGGAGAGAGGGTCCCGCCCGCAAGGACTGGACGCAACGTTGAGGCCTGAAAAGACTGACGTTTGAAAGATTGTGTCAGCTCCGCCTCCGCGCTGTTTCAGGCTCTCAACAAGTTAACAAATCGGCAATGATGGCGGCGGCCGATCGATCGAGATCCGACGATCGGTTGTTGAGTGAACGCTCACAAAGCTCCCGCACAAGCCGGAGATGCCATCGCGCGCAGACGCGCTATTTGGCCGCTGCCGGCCGCGACCATCACGTGACCCCATTCCCCGAAACAGCGGGAAATACCGCAGCGGACCGTGCCTGACCGGCGAAAAGCCGGGGGAATCCGGGCGGTGCGGCAGGAACGATGCCGGGGTCAGCCCTGTTGCAAGGCCATCAAAACCGCTAAAAGCGGGCCGACTGACGAGGCTCGCCCCGCCTTCGTCAGACCCCTTGAGCGGGCCTCCAAGCAAATCCGGTAGATCCCTCCATGTCGCCATCTCGAGTTCTCGCTGCGGTTGCCTTGCTGTTTGCCACCACCTGCTCCGCCTTCGCGGCCGACGTGGTGTTTCCGCCGGGCGCGCATGTCGGGATGAAGCCGCTGGTCGGGCTCGTCCGCGCCAAGTCGTTCATCGGCTTCGAGACCGAGGACCAGGGCGTCAAAGTGCTGGTCGCCGACCTGCCCCAGCCGGCCTATGGCGAGGTCGTCAGCGCCTTCAAGGCCAATCCCGCCGGCGCCGGCAACATCAAGCCGGAGAGCCTCGAGACCCCGGCCGGCCTTGCCTATTACACCGTGGAGAGCGCGCGCGACGGCGCGACCAATGTGCGGCGCTATTCCATGATCCTGCCCGGCCCGAGCTTCTCGGGCTATGTCGCGGTGCAGGTGCCGGAGAACGCCGCCAAGATCTATACCGACGATGCGGTGCGGCAGATGTTTGCCACCGCCGAGATCCGCAACGAGGTGCCGGTCGACGAGCAGCTCGGCATGATGCCGTTCAAGATCACCGAGCTCAGCGACTTCAAGAACGTCCGCATGCTGGCGCCCGGCGCGGCGCTGATGCTCGCCGACGGCGACGAGAAGACCGGCTTCGAAACCAAGCCGTTCATCCTGCTCGGCGTGATCGGCTCGGCACCGGCGTCGCCGGACGATCGCGGCCGCTTCGCCCAGCAGATCGCCACCACGATCCCCGGCGTGCGCGACGGTCGGATCACCATGTCCGAACCGATCCGGATCGACGGCCAGGCCGGCTACGAGACGCGGATCGATGCGACCAGCGGCAAGGACAACACGCCCGTCACCATCGTGCAGTGGCTGCGGTTCGGCTCGCAATCCTCGATGCGGATCATCGGCAGCTCGCCGCGCACCGATTGGGAGAAGGCGTTCCCACGCTTCCGCGCGGTGCGCGACGGCATCCAGCCGCGCGGCTGACCGCGTTTTCCGCAAAGCCGACCGAAAAATCGGACTTCCGCAGCCCGACGAACGGAACTAGCCTCCTCGCGCGATTTCACGCAAAGAGCGAGGAGGGGCGCGATGTTGGATCGGCGACGGATTGTTGCAGGGCTCGGTGTAGCGGCACTGGCGACCCTGGTTCCACACCAGCTGTGGGCCGCGATCAAGCCCGACGACGCCTCCGCGCTGCTGGTGATCGACGTTCAGAACTGTTTCCTGC from Bradyrhizobium genosp. L includes:
- the dnaK gene encoding molecular chaperone DnaK produces the protein MGKVIGIDLGTTNSCVAVMDGKNAKVIENAEGMRTTPSIVAFTDDGERLVGQPAKRQAVTNPERTFFAVKRLIGRRYDDPMVEKDKKLVPYKIVKASNGDAWVEADGKTYSPSQVSAFILQKMKETAEAHLGQKVDQAVITVPAYFNDAQRQATKDAGKIAGLEVLRIINEPTAAALAYGLDKSKTGTIAVYDLGGGTFDVSILEIGDGVFEVKSTNGDTFLGGEDFDMRLVGYLADEFQKEQGINLRNDKLALQRLKEAAEKAKIELSSTTQTEINLPFITADQTGPKHLTMKLTRAKFEALVADLVEKTIEPCRKALKDAGLTAGEIGEVVLVGGMTRMPKIQEVVKQFFGKEPHKGVNPDEVVAIGAAIQAGVLQGDVKDVLLLDVTPLSLGIETLGGVFTRIIDRNTTIPTKKSQVFSTAEDNQGAVTIRVFQGEREMAADNKMLGQFDLMGIPPAPRGMPQIEVTFDIDANGIVNVSAKDKATGKEQQIRIQASGGLSEADIDKMVKDAEANAAEDKKRREAVDAKNHADGLVHSTEKALAEHGSKIAETERRAIEDAVSDLKEALKGDDAEAIKAKTNTLAQASMKLGEAMYKQQAEADAAKDAAKDDVVDAEFTEVDDDKNNKKSA